A single window of Candidatus Aminicenantes bacterium DNA harbors:
- the ltrA gene encoding group II intron reverse transcriptase/maturase yields the protein MTRETPEKRAERPEPDRGRYGRKPKDSGREASNVTAGTEPDYPEDEGWLDAVVERENMIRALKRVRGNKGSPGIDGMTVEDLEPYLKTHWARIKAELLEGRYKPQAVRGVEIPKPDGGVRKLGIPTAVDRLIGQAMHQVMAPAWDRTFSDASYGFRPGRSALQAVQTARGYVAEGFRWVVDIDLEKFFDRVNHDVLMALVARRVKDKRLLGLLRRFLQAGLMTDGPETVRTEGTPQGSPLSPLLSNILLDVLDKDLERRGHRFCRYADDCNIYVRSKRAGERVMATVSRFLGKRLHLRVNPTKSSVGRPWDLKFLGYSITSEKSPRMRVARRSEKRLKDGLRLIFRQGRGRNILRLIGTLNVKLRGWFEYFRLAEVRIVFETLDEWLRRKLRCVLWRQWKRPATRRRKLMQRGLDQDRAWKSASNGRGPWWNAGASHMNEAYQKAEFTRLGLVSLLDSFLGARATS from the coding sequence AGGGAGGCGTCAAACGTCACGGCAGGGACGGAGCCCGACTATCCGGAGGACGAAGGATGGCTGGACGCGGTGGTCGAACGCGAGAACATGATCCGAGCCCTTAAACGGGTTCGAGGGAACAAGGGCAGCCCGGGGATCGATGGGATGACCGTCGAGGACCTGGAGCCCTACCTGAAGACCCACTGGGCGAGGATCAAGGCGGAGCTGCTCGAAGGCCGATACAAGCCGCAGGCGGTGAGGGGAGTTGAAATCCCCAAGCCGGACGGAGGGGTGCGAAAGCTTGGCATCCCGACGGCGGTGGACCGGTTGATCGGACAGGCCATGCATCAGGTGATGGCCCCGGCTTGGGATCGGACGTTCTCGGACGCGAGTTACGGGTTCCGACCGGGGCGCAGCGCGCTGCAGGCAGTTCAGACGGCCAGGGGATACGTGGCGGAGGGCTTCCGATGGGTTGTCGATATCGACCTGGAGAAGTTCTTCGACCGGGTGAACCACGACGTGCTGATGGCGCTTGTCGCGCGGCGGGTCAAGGACAAACGGCTGCTCGGGCTACTGCGGAGGTTCCTGCAGGCGGGGCTGATGACGGACGGGCCGGAAACGGTTCGGACGGAAGGCACGCCGCAGGGCAGCCCGCTGTCGCCGCTGCTGTCGAACATCCTGCTGGATGTTCTGGACAAGGATCTGGAACGGCGCGGACACCGGTTCTGCCGCTATGCGGACGACTGCAATATTTACGTGCGGTCGAAACGGGCGGGCGAGCGGGTCATGGCGACGGTGAGCCGGTTCCTGGGAAAGCGGCTGCATCTGCGGGTCAATCCAACGAAGAGCTCGGTTGGCCGCCCCTGGGACTTGAAGTTCCTGGGCTACTCGATCACCTCGGAAAAGAGCCCGCGCATGCGGGTGGCTCGTCGATCGGAGAAGCGGCTGAAGGACGGCCTTCGGCTCATCTTCCGGCAAGGACGCGGCCGCAACATCCTGAGGCTGATCGGGACGCTGAACGTGAAGCTGCGGGGATGGTTCGAGTACTTCCGATTAGCGGAGGTGCGGATCGTCTTCGAAACGCTGGACGAATGGCTCCGGAGGAAGCTCCGGTGCGTGCTCTGGCGACAGTGGAAGCGTCCGGCGACCCGACGACGAAAGCTGATGCAACGCGGACTGGACCAAGACCGGGCCTGGAAATCGGCTTCGAACGGACGTGGACCCTGGTGGAACGCCGGGGCCTCGCACATGAACGAGGCATACCAAAAAGCCGAGTTTACCCGCTTAGGACTCGTGTCACTGTTGGACAGCTTCCTCGGAGCCCGAGCGACGTCCTGA